One part of the Pecten maximus chromosome 1, xPecMax1.1, whole genome shotgun sequence genome encodes these proteins:
- the LOC117328600 gene encoding ubiquitin domain-containing protein UBFD1-like — MASESETPPTEVCDQEKMESVSDGPQKIEIECQEQPDKPDKATDPGGQGQGDVNQNQTEASSSETPDDANAASNTKMEEVEFKLIYKKQKYDVSFPMDNTIKNLKEHVETLTGVPAAMQKIMFKGLAKDECTLRDLKVTKGSKIMVVGSTLNDVLSMGKPSAKELEADAKSAAAATKESLSKQKDHKKVLEKYGKPDDCIPGHKSREPLPHQPIAGMYNKSGGKVRLTFKLELDQVWIGTKERTDKIPMSSIKAIVSEAIEGHEEYHMLGIQLGPTEASRYWIYWVPAQYVEAIKETVLGKWQYF, encoded by the exons ATGGCGTCAGAATCTG AAACACCACCCACCGAGGTCTGTGATCAAGAGAAAATGGAATCTGTATCTGATGGACCTCAAAAAATAGAAATCGAATGTCAGGAACAACCAGACAAACCAGATAAAGCCACAGACCCAGGGGGGCAGGGTCAAGGAGATGTCAATCAAAACCAAACAGAAGCATCATCTTCAG aaacaCCTGATGATGCCAATGCTGCATCGAATACAAAAATGGAGGAAGTGGAATTCAAACTAATAtacaaaaaacagaaatatgATGTCTCATTTCCTATGGACAACACTATTAAAAATCTCAAGGAACATGTTGAAACATTAACAG GTGTTCCAGCAGCTATGCAGAAAATCATGTTTAAAG GTTTAGCGAAAGATGAATGTACATTACGAGACTTAAAAGTGACAAAAGGATCCAAGATCATGGTGGTCGGGTCTACCCTAAATGATGTGCTGTCTATGGGTAAACCCAGTGCTAAAGAGTTGGAGGCAGATGCCAAGTCAGCAGCAGCAGCTACGAAAGAATCCTTATCCAAACAGAAG GACCACAAAAAGGTGTTAGAAAAATATGGAAAACCAGATGATTGCATTCCAGGTCACAAAAGTAGAGAGCCATTACCACACCAGCCAATCGCAGGCATGTACAACAAGTCTGGTGGCAAAGTCAGACTCACATTCAAACTAGAGTTGGACCAGGTGTGGATAGGTACAAAAG AGAGAACTGACAAAATTCCAATGAGTTCTATTAAAGCGATAGTGAGCGAAGCAATAGAAGGCCATGAAGAATATCACATGCTG GGAATTCAATTAGGCCCAACAGAGGCTTCTCGCTACTGGATATACTGGGTGCCTGCACAATATGTGGAGGCTATTAAAGAAACAGTGTTAGGCAAGTGGCAATATTTCTGA